The proteins below are encoded in one region of Clostridium estertheticum:
- the pfkA gene encoding 6-phosphofructokinase → MKTIAVLTSGGDAPGMNAAIRAVVRMAIFKGIRVMGVQRGYSGLINGEIFDMDRHSVSDIIHRGGTILRTARCEEFKTEAGRKKAVNVLRVFGIDGLVVIGGDGSFAGAQLLSDLGIATVGIPGTIDNDLPYSEYSIGFDTALNTVLDAINKIRDTSSSHERISVVEVMGRNCGDIALYAGIGGGAEEVIIPEKGYEIDSLCKTIFEGKLRGKMHNLIILAEGVGGANELAKQVEEITGIESRATILGHIQRGGSPSAFDRMLASKMGVAAVQVLIEGRSGRVIGMKNGKIVDEDINEALEIPRKFNEELYEISKILSY, encoded by the coding sequence ATGAAAACAATAGCGGTATTAACAAGTGGAGGCGACGCACCAGGAATGAACGCAGCCATTAGAGCAGTAGTTAGGATGGCTATATTCAAAGGCATAAGAGTTATGGGTGTACAAAGAGGGTATAGTGGACTTATAAATGGTGAAATATTTGATATGGATAGACATTCGGTTTCAGATATAATTCATAGAGGTGGAACTATTCTTAGAACTGCACGATGTGAAGAATTTAAAACTGAGGCTGGAAGAAAAAAGGCAGTTAATGTACTAAGAGTATTTGGTATTGATGGACTAGTAGTAATTGGTGGAGATGGTTCCTTTGCAGGAGCACAACTTTTATCAGACCTTGGTATTGCAACTGTAGGTATACCAGGAACTATAGATAATGACCTTCCATATAGTGAATATTCGATAGGGTTTGATACAGCACTAAATACAGTGCTTGATGCTATAAATAAAATAAGAGATACTTCAAGTTCTCATGAGAGAATTAGTGTTGTTGAAGTAATGGGAAGAAACTGTGGAGATATAGCCTTATATGCTGGTATTGGTGGAGGAGCTGAAGAAGTAATTATACCTGAAAAAGGGTATGAAATAGACTCTTTGTGCAAAACTATATTTGAAGGTAAATTAAGAGGCAAAATGCACAATCTAATAATCCTTGCTGAAGGTGTAGGCGGTGCCAATGAACTTGCAAAGCAGGTTGAAGAAATAACCGGAATTGAATCAAGAGCTACAATACTCGGCCATATTCAAAGAGGTGGAAGTCCAAGTGCATTTGATAGAATGCTTGCATCTAAAATGGGAGTAGCTGCAGTGCAAGTACTTATAGAAGGTAGATCAGGCAGAGTTATTGGTATGAAAAATGGCAAAATAGTTGATGAAGATATCAATGAAGCGCTAGAAATACCAAGAAAATTTAATGAAGAACTTTATGAAATATCTAAAATTCTTTCTTACTAA
- the pyk gene encoding pyruvate kinase: MKKTKMICTVGPASGSMETIKDLINAGMDASRHNFSHGDHQEHLERIDRVKLVRKEMNRHIAIILDTKGPEIRTGNFSAGKVELQEGSKFTVVCGEEVIGDETICSVTYEELYKDVVAGDTILIDDGLVGLTVESVEGKKVHCVVANTGMVGNHKGVNVPGVAINLPALTARDIDDLKFGCEIGVDFIAASFVRKASDVLHIRRVLNENGGEKVQIISKVENQEGVDNIDDIIKLSDAVMVARGDLGVEIPTEEVPIVQKMMIAKCNAAGKAVITATQMLDSMIRNPRPTRAESSDVANAIFDGTDAIMLSGETANGKYPVEAATIMAKIAQTAENALNYKENLKNKGAVHIPNVPNAISLATCTTAMELNASAIITATQSGNTARKVSAYRPECPVIAVTPYEVVARSLALNWGVVSVCADKIESTDKLIDNSVAIALKAGYVQKGDLVVIAAGIPANFVGSTNMMKVHIVGDILLQGKGNISASACGTACFAQNAKEANETMRDGDILVVKTLTKEYTDLLDRVSGIIVEEDATRSDVVVEGTSKAVPIIYNAAGAVDIIKTGSFITMDAARGIVYSGRANVKN, encoded by the coding sequence ATGAAAAAAACTAAAATGATTTGTACAGTAGGACCAGCTAGTGGAAGTATGGAAACTATAAAAGATTTAATAAATGCAGGAATGGATGCTTCAAGACATAATTTTTCACATGGTGATCATCAAGAACATTTAGAAAGAATTGATAGAGTCAAACTAGTTAGAAAAGAAATGAATAGACATATTGCTATAATACTTGATACTAAAGGACCAGAAATAAGAACAGGAAATTTTTCAGCTGGTAAAGTTGAATTACAAGAAGGATCTAAATTCACTGTTGTTTGTGGTGAAGAAGTTATTGGAGATGAAACTATATGCTCTGTAACTTATGAAGAATTATATAAAGATGTTGTTGCTGGCGATACTATATTAATAGATGATGGTTTAGTTGGACTCACAGTAGAAAGCGTTGAAGGTAAAAAAGTACATTGTGTAGTTGCAAATACTGGTATGGTAGGAAATCACAAAGGTGTTAATGTTCCTGGAGTTGCAATAAATCTTCCTGCACTTACAGCAAGAGATATTGATGATTTGAAATTTGGATGTGAAATAGGTGTTGATTTTATTGCAGCATCATTTGTAAGAAAAGCATCAGATGTACTTCATATAAGACGTGTTCTTAATGAAAATGGTGGAGAAAAAGTACAAATAATTTCTAAAGTTGAGAATCAAGAAGGTGTTGATAACATTGATGATATTATTAAATTATCTGATGCTGTCATGGTTGCCAGAGGAGATTTAGGAGTTGAAATTCCAACAGAGGAAGTTCCAATAGTTCAAAAAATGATGATAGCTAAATGTAATGCTGCTGGTAAAGCAGTTATAACAGCTACTCAAATGTTAGATTCTATGATCAGAAACCCAAGACCAACTAGAGCAGAGTCTTCAGATGTTGCAAATGCAATATTTGATGGTACAGATGCTATAATGTTAAGTGGTGAAACTGCTAATGGTAAATACCCAGTTGAAGCAGCTACTATAATGGCTAAAATAGCACAAACTGCTGAAAACGCTCTTAACTACAAAGAAAATTTAAAGAATAAGGGAGCAGTTCATATTCCTAATGTACCAAATGCTATTAGTTTAGCTACTTGTACTACTGCTATGGAATTAAACGCTTCAGCTATTATTACTGCAACTCAAAGTGGTAATACAGCAAGAAAAGTTTCAGCTTATAGACCAGAATGTCCAGTTATTGCGGTTACTCCTTATGAAGTAGTAGCTAGAAGTTTAGCATTAAATTGGGGCGTTGTTTCAGTATGTGCTGATAAAATAGAATCTACAGATAAACTTATAGATAATTCTGTAGCTATTGCATTAAAAGCAGGATATGTACAAAAGGGAGATTTAGTAGTTATTGCTGCTGGAATTCCTGCCAATTTTGTAGGTAGTACAAACATGATGAAGGTTCATATTGTTGGTGATATATTACTTCAAGGTAAAGGAAATATAAGCGCATCAGCTTGTGGTACAGCTTGCTTTGCGCAAAATGCAAAAGAAGCAAATGAAACTATGCGTGATGGTGATATTTTAGTAGTAAAAACATTAACTAAAGAATATACTGATTTATTAGATAGAGTTTCAGGAATTATTGTTGAAGAAGATGCAACAAGATCAGATGTTGTTGTTGAAGGTACTTCAAAAGCGGTTCCAATAATATACAATGCAGCAGGAGCAGTTGATATTATTAAAACTGGTTCTTTTATAACAATGGATGCAGCTAGAGGTATTGTATACAGTGGTAGGGCTAATGTAAAGAACTAA
- a CDS encoding DUF1540 domain-containing protein, with translation MRGTLSCTATNCVNNMSGICSASTINILGSNVHSKEETQCETFAEKGLKNSFNNVLNMNVIGEIKQAFNNDKIEMSPKIECEVINCVHNRDEECVAHNIMVNGREALSSEKTECQTFKE, from the coding sequence ATGAGAGGGACTCTAAGTTGTACTGCCACAAATTGTGTTAATAATATGTCGGGGATATGCTCAGCGAGTACTATCAACATTTTAGGGTCAAATGTTCATAGCAAAGAGGAGACACAGTGTGAAACATTTGCTGAAAAGGGACTAAAAAATTCATTTAATAATGTACTTAATATGAATGTTATTGGAGAAATTAAACAAGCATTTAATAATGACAAAATAGAAATGAGTCCCAAAATTGAATGCGAAGTTATAAACTGTGTGCATAATAGGGATGAAGAATGTGTTGCTCATAATATTATGGTAAATGGTAGAGAGGCTTTAAGCAGTGAAAAAACAGAATGTCAGACGTTTAAAGAATAA
- the rlmD gene encoding 23S rRNA (uracil(1939)-C(5))-methyltransferase RlmD, whose translation MKRKLENYVIPVKKNEDYIITIDNMGYEGEGVGKIDGFTVFVAGAIVGERVLIKIVKISKNFGFGKLLEIIEKSISRIEPVCDIYKSCGGCNLQHIDYAAQLDFKTNRVNQVINRIGKLEKVIVHPTLGMESPYNYRNKVQLPASNKNGEVKIGFYAARSHDIINMENCYIQDSVADIVVKLTRKWIKEFNIQCYNEENHQGILRHVMIRKGSKTGQVMVVLVTNGKSLPYKEEFIAIITKKIKGIVSVIQNINSEKTNVILGETCLTLWGKDTITDYIGEFKFEVSPLSFFQVNSVQTEVLYDKVLEYANLSGGEVVLDAYCGTGTISLFLSQKAKKVYGVEIVPQAIENAKINAKVNNVENTEFLVGEAEVIIPKLINDGVIADVVVVDPPRKGCDKTLLEAISHMGPITIVYVSCDPGTLARDLGILNELGYITKEIQPVDMFPQTAHIECVARIEKR comes from the coding sequence ATGAAAAGAAAACTTGAGAATTATGTTATTCCTGTTAAAAAAAATGAAGATTATATAATAACTATAGATAATATGGGGTATGAGGGTGAAGGTGTAGGTAAGATTGATGGATTTACCGTTTTCGTTGCGGGTGCAATAGTAGGAGAAAGGGTGTTAATAAAAATTGTTAAGATATCTAAAAATTTTGGCTTTGGAAAGTTGCTCGAGATAATTGAGAAATCGATAAGCAGAATAGAACCAGTATGTGACATATATAAAAGCTGTGGAGGGTGCAATTTGCAGCATATAGATTACGCGGCCCAATTAGATTTTAAAACAAATAGAGTAAATCAAGTTATAAATAGAATAGGAAAATTAGAGAAAGTAATTGTGCATCCAACACTCGGGATGGAGTCTCCATATAATTATAGAAATAAGGTTCAATTACCTGCCAGCAATAAAAATGGGGAAGTGAAAATTGGGTTTTATGCGGCAAGAAGTCACGACATAATTAACATGGAAAACTGCTATATTCAAGACAGCGTAGCAGATATTGTAGTAAAACTTACAAGAAAGTGGATAAAAGAGTTTAACATACAATGTTATAACGAAGAAAATCATCAGGGGATTTTACGTCACGTTATGATTAGAAAAGGATCTAAAACAGGACAGGTTATGGTTGTGTTAGTTACAAATGGTAAAAGCCTTCCTTATAAAGAAGAATTTATAGCAATAATTACTAAAAAGATTAAGGGTATTGTGAGTGTAATACAAAATATTAATAGTGAAAAAACTAATGTAATCCTCGGAGAAACTTGCTTGACGTTATGGGGAAAAGATACAATAACTGATTACATAGGAGAATTTAAATTTGAAGTTTCTCCACTATCATTTTTCCAAGTTAATTCAGTTCAAACAGAAGTGCTCTACGATAAGGTATTAGAGTATGCAAATTTAAGCGGTGGCGAAGTTGTACTTGACGCTTATTGTGGTACAGGTACTATCTCATTGTTTTTATCTCAGAAGGCTAAAAAAGTTTATGGTGTTGAAATAGTACCACAGGCTATTGAAAATGCTAAAATAAATGCTAAAGTAAACAATGTAGAAAATACAGAATTTTTAGTAGGGGAAGCAGAGGTAATTATTCCAAAACTTATAAATGATGGAGTAATTGCTGATGTAGTTGTAGTTGATCCACCAAGAAAGGGTTGTGATAAAACTCTACTAGAAGCCATAAGTCATATGGGTCCTATTACTATAGTTTATGTTTCTTGTGATCCAGGTACATTAGCTCGTGATTTAGGAATCTTAAATGAACTTGGATATATTACTAAAGAGATCCAGCCCGTAGATATGTTTCCTCAGACGGCGCATATAGAATGCGTTGCAAGGATAGAGAAAAGATAG
- a CDS encoding TetR/AcrR family transcriptional regulator: MGRSKEFDENVVLQKAMELFWEQGYEKTSLSDLVEHMGIHRRSLYDTFGDKHTLFLKTIDCYNELIKNKIQAEVSHAETSKQAIQFIFDFMIEGYEDRQWGCLIVNSATEMALRDKEVEEKTEEAFMQMEHFLADLVRKGQQTGEFSCDYDAEVLAEILQNTLLGIRVLLRTTASKEKMHRIADFLVNLLNK, from the coding sequence ATGGGAAGAAGCAAAGAATTCGATGAAAATGTAGTTCTACAGAAGGCAATGGAATTATTTTGGGAACAAGGTTATGAAAAGACATCTTTGAGCGATCTAGTAGAGCATATGGGAATACATCGTAGAAGTTTATATGATACATTCGGTGATAAGCATACATTATTTTTAAAAACAATAGATTGTTACAATGAATTAATAAAAAACAAAATACAAGCTGAAGTTTCACATGCAGAAACGTCAAAACAAGCGATACAATTTATCTTTGATTTTATGATAGAAGGATACGAAGATAGACAATGGGGGTGCTTGATTGTAAATTCAGCAACTGAGATGGCTCTTCGAGATAAAGAAGTAGAAGAAAAGACTGAAGAGGCATTTATGCAAATGGAGCATTTTCTTGCGGATCTTGTTCGTAAAGGGCAGCAAACAGGTGAATTTTCCTGTGATTATGATGCTGAAGTTTTAGCAGAAATCTTGCAAAATACTTTGCTTGGAATTCGTGTGCTTTTAAGAACCACAGCGAGCAAAGAAAAAATGCATCGTATAGCTGATTTTCTCGTGAATCTGTTAAATAAATAA
- a CDS encoding nitroreductase family protein, whose product MSLITVNEEKCIKCGLCVEECPLGVLKLESTGPKEVQPDACFACGHCVAICPKEAIDNKKSPLAMQSNIEEVPKLNAEEAKNFIRARRSIRSYKSTPVPREKLMQLVDVAHLAPTASNSQGISYLIIDDKKTIELAVEECINWFENDATWSKMLAGMIKGYRENKVDTILRDAPSIILTLADDDFYNGRENSIISLSYLELYAPSLDLGSCWAGVFEICARSDNSPMYKIFNIPEKKKITGAVMVGYPKYSYKRFTDRQPLSASFYEN is encoded by the coding sequence ATGAGTTTAATAACAGTAAATGAAGAAAAATGTATAAAATGTGGATTGTGCGTAGAGGAATGTCCATTAGGAGTATTAAAATTAGAATCCACTGGCCCAAAAGAAGTCCAACCTGATGCATGTTTTGCTTGTGGCCATTGTGTAGCTATATGTCCAAAAGAAGCTATAGATAATAAGAAATCACCATTAGCTATGCAAAGTAATATAGAAGAAGTCCCAAAATTAAATGCAGAAGAAGCAAAGAATTTTATTAGGGCACGAAGATCTATCCGTTCTTATAAGAGTACACCAGTTCCAAGAGAAAAATTAATGCAGCTTGTTGATGTTGCTCATTTAGCTCCAACTGCTAGTAATTCACAAGGTATATCTTATCTAATAATAGATGATAAAAAAACAATTGAATTAGCAGTTGAGGAATGTATCAACTGGTTTGAGAATGATGCAACTTGGAGTAAGATGCTAGCTGGTATGATTAAGGGGTACAGAGAAAATAAAGTTGATACTATTTTAAGAGATGCACCTAGTATAATTTTAACTTTGGCTGATGATGATTTTTATAATGGTAGAGAAAATTCTATTATTTCATTATCTTATCTTGAATTATATGCTCCATCTCTTGACCTTGGATCATGTTGGGCAGGAGTATTTGAGATTTGTGCTCGCAGTGATAATTCACCAATGTACAAGATTTTTAATATTCCAGAAAAAAAGAAAATAACAGGAGCTGTAATGGTAGGATATCCTAAGTATAGTTATAAAAGATTTACAGACAGACAACCATTATCTGCTTCCTTTTATGAAAATTAA
- a CDS encoding NADP-dependent oxidoreductase, with the protein MKAAQIRKYSKIIAAEVNDIPIPEIGDNEVLVKVKVAAVNPLEMLIITGSVKLIQDYKFPLTLGNELTGVIEKTGKKVQGFKVGDAIYSRLPLTKIGAFAEYAAIDAGAIGHLPANLDFVTGAAAPLTGLTAYQGLHEELEAKAGETVFIPGGSGSFGQMAIPIAKAMGLKVIVSGNPQARERTIEIGADQYLDYTTENYWELLSNIDYVIDTLGPDEFDHELSIIKPGGRLLSLRTSPNKRFAEDHGFPGWKRKLFAFAGSRYDKKAKKKGVQYRFIFVRSDGAQLEKIKKIIEDKKIVPAVDQTEFRIEDIDKALNLVAHGHIKGKVVIKF; encoded by the coding sequence ATGAAAGCAGCACAGATTAGAAAATATTCAAAAATTATTGCAGCAGAAGTAAATGACATTCCAATTCCAGAAATCGGTGACAATGAAGTTTTAGTTAAGGTTAAAGTTGCGGCAGTCAATCCGTTGGAAATGCTTATTATTACCGGTAGCGTAAAATTGATTCAGGATTATAAGTTCCCATTGACGCTTGGTAACGAACTGACAGGTGTGATTGAAAAAACCGGTAAAAAAGTGCAGGGATTTAAAGTAGGAGATGCAATATATTCACGGCTGCCATTAACAAAAATCGGAGCTTTCGCCGAATATGCGGCAATTGATGCAGGTGCTATCGGGCATTTACCGGCTAATCTTGATTTTGTGACCGGGGCGGCTGCACCATTAACTGGATTGACTGCTTATCAGGGGCTTCATGAAGAATTGGAAGCTAAAGCTGGTGAAACCGTGTTTATCCCTGGCGGTTCCGGATCATTTGGACAAATGGCCATTCCTATCGCCAAGGCAATGGGGCTTAAGGTGATTGTCAGCGGAAATCCCCAGGCACGTGAGCGGACAATTGAGATAGGCGCAGACCAATACCTCGATTATACAACTGAAAATTATTGGGAATTGCTTAGCAACATAGATTATGTGATTGATACCTTGGGACCAGATGAATTCGATCATGAACTTTCGATTATTAAACCAGGCGGCAGGCTTCTTTCTCTGCGGACCAGTCCTAACAAGCGTTTTGCAGAAGATCATGGATTTCCAGGTTGGAAACGAAAACTCTTTGCTTTTGCTGGGTCTAGATATGATAAAAAGGCGAAGAAAAAAGGGGTTCAATATCGTTTCATTTTTGTTCGAAGTGACGGAGCACAATTAGAAAAGATTAAGAAAATTATTGAAGATAAAAAGATCGTACCGGCGGTGGATCAGACAGAATTTCGTATTGAAGACATTGATAAAGCACTTAATCTTGTTGCGCATGGCCATATAAAAGGGAAAGTTGTCATCAAATTTTAA
- a CDS encoding alpha/beta fold hydrolase encodes MSTQYSYIRQPNLSITAADGTVYAYRELGEKKGIPVIFFTHLSANLDNWDPRVVDGVAEKHWVIAFDNKGIGLSSGTVPDTIEQMARDALTFVHTLGFEQIDILSLSMGGMVAQELLAIEPKLVRKLILTGTGPRGGEGIKNVTKITNFDMVRAIFTLKDIKTYLFFTRTDNGKQKSKEFLARIKERKEARDKTISIKGYRTQLKAIYKWGLAEPADLSKIKQPTLVVNGDNDRMVPTLNSYDLAKRIPDSKLIIYKDSGHVGIFQNHDEFVKAVLEFLTK; translated from the coding sequence ATGAGCACACAATATTCATATATAAGACAGCCAAATTTAAGTATTACGGCGGCAGATGGAACAGTATATGCTTACCGTGAGCTAGGTGAGAAAAAAGGTATCCCAGTGATTTTTTTCACTCATCTGTCGGCGAATCTTGACAACTGGGATCCGCGTGTCGTGGATGGCGTTGCCGAAAAGCATTGGGTGATTGCATTTGATAATAAGGGCATCGGACTTTCCAGTGGAACAGTTCCGGATACCATTGAGCAAATGGCAAGAGATGCTTTGACCTTTGTTCATACTCTGGGCTTTGAACAAATCGATATATTATCACTTTCTATGGGTGGCATGGTTGCGCAAGAACTTTTAGCTATTGAACCGAAACTTGTCCGTAAACTTATATTGACTGGAACAGGTCCTCGTGGCGGTGAAGGTATTAAGAACGTTACGAAAATCACTAATTTTGATATGGTACGCGCCATATTTACGCTGAAAGACATAAAAACATATTTGTTTTTTACGCGTACAGATAATGGCAAACAAAAATCAAAGGAGTTTCTGGCTCGTATTAAGGAACGTAAAGAGGCGAGGGATAAGACGATTAGTATCAAGGGATATCGTACACAGCTTAAGGCGATTTACAAATGGGGATTGGCAGAACCTGCTGACTTGTCAAAAATTAAGCAACCTACGCTTGTTGTGAATGGGGACAATGACAGAATGGTACCTACGCTGAATTCCTATGATTTGGCAAAGCGAATTCCGGATAGCAAGTTGATTATTTATAAGGATTCCGGTCATGTTGGGATTTTTCAAAATCATGATGAATTTGTGAAAGCAGTACTAGAATTTCTGACAAAATAA
- a CDS encoding nitroreductase family protein has translation MKLNIPIEETIKKRVSVRTYDSKSLSEKDKEKLVNEINKLTNPFGVKVQIHLIEKDAVANGGKLGTYGVIKGAKTFLGVSVEKSEYGLVAAGYQFENLILYATNMGLATVWLAATFSREQFETAMDIKKDELFPAISPIGYAAGKKSVTESLMRKTLKSDKRKPWEEIFFQDSFENPLSKEEANEYLKPLEMLRLAPSATNAQPWKVVKKQGSYHFFESHKKNIKEEEIMIKKVDVGIALSHFHQTVLENGLTGNFEKQSDFKIDVPDNTDYIISWNMDKK, from the coding sequence ATGAAACTTAATATTCCAATAGAAGAAACTATTAAAAAAAGGGTAAGTGTAAGAACCTATGATTCTAAAAGCCTTTCAGAAAAGGATAAAGAAAAATTAGTGAATGAAATTAATAAGTTAACGAATCCATTTGGAGTAAAGGTTCAAATTCATCTAATTGAAAAAGATGCAGTAGCCAATGGAGGAAAATTAGGAACATATGGAGTAATTAAAGGTGCAAAGACATTCTTAGGTGTTTCTGTTGAGAAGAGTGAATATGGACTTGTTGCGGCTGGATATCAATTTGAGAATCTGATTTTATATGCCACCAATATGGGGCTTGCAACTGTCTGGTTGGCAGCGACATTTAGCAGAGAGCAATTTGAAACTGCCATGGATATAAAAAAAGACGAACTGTTTCCGGCAATTTCTCCAATTGGATATGCAGCAGGCAAAAAAAGTGTTACTGAAAGCCTGATGAGAAAAACATTGAAGTCAGATAAACGGAAACCATGGGAAGAGATTTTCTTCCAGGATTCTTTTGAAAATCCACTTTCAAAAGAAGAAGCAAATGAGTATTTAAAACCTTTGGAAATGCTTCGATTAGCACCTTCTGCTACTAATGCACAACCATGGAAAGTAGTGAAAAAACAAGGCTCTTATCATTTTTTTGAGTCACATAAGAAGAATATAAAAGAAGAGGAAATTATGATTAAAAAAGTTGATGTTGGAATTGCTTTAAGTCATTTCCATCAGACAGTACTGGAGAATGGATTAACTGGAAATTTTGAAAAGCAGTCAGATTTTAAAATAGATGTTCCAGATAATACGGACTATATTATTTCCTGGAATATGGATAAGAAATAA
- a CDS encoding alanine/glycine:cation symporter family protein produces the protein MESFAKLISQIDGWVWGIPLIALLFGTHLFLTFRLRFIQKYIFKAIKISVTKDDFGDGDVSQFSALTTALAATIGTGNIVGVATAVGLGGPGAVLWCWLTGVFGIATKYSESLLSVKYRVKTKDGSMAGGPMYVLEHGLGQKWAGVLFALFTSIAAFGIGCMVQANSVSSMVFETFKIPTWITGIVIAMLVAIVILGGIKKIAKVCDILVPFMAIFYVLGCIIILIIGYKTIGSTIALIFKDAFSPQAAVGGFAGAGIMMAMRYGVSRGLFSNEAGLGSAPIVAAAAKTRNPVKQALVSCTGTFWDTVVVCAMTGLVIVNSGLWQEGLKGAALTKGAFGAIPVIGPIILTVGLLTFVFSTILGWSYYGEKAIEYLLGKKAIVPYKIFWVIFVFVGSVFSLNLVWDLADLFNGLMAIPNLIALILLSPVIVSETKKYLWNDNLDGIDNDPIKVIDENGKVINEEAKNIQA, from the coding sequence ATGGAGTCATTTGCAAAACTAATATCTCAAATTGATGGATGGGTATGGGGCATACCACTTATCGCTTTATTATTTGGAACGCATTTATTTTTAACTTTTAGGTTAAGATTTATTCAAAAATATATATTCAAGGCTATAAAAATTTCAGTAACAAAAGATGATTTTGGAGATGGGGATGTAAGTCAATTTAGTGCGTTAACAACAGCGCTTGCTGCAACTATTGGAACTGGAAACATAGTAGGTGTTGCTACGGCAGTTGGACTTGGAGGACCTGGTGCAGTTCTTTGGTGCTGGTTAACAGGTGTTTTTGGAATAGCTACAAAGTATTCTGAGTCTTTATTATCTGTTAAATATCGTGTTAAAACTAAGGATGGAAGCATGGCAGGTGGACCTATGTATGTTCTTGAACATGGGCTTGGACAGAAATGGGCAGGAGTGTTATTTGCATTATTTACAAGCATAGCAGCTTTTGGTATTGGTTGTATGGTACAAGCAAACTCCGTATCATCAATGGTATTTGAAACATTTAAAATTCCAACTTGGATTACTGGAATTGTAATAGCTATGTTAGTAGCAATTGTTATATTGGGTGGAATAAAGAAAATAGCTAAGGTTTGTGATATTCTAGTTCCATTCATGGCTATATTCTATGTTCTTGGATGTATTATAATTTTAATAATAGGGTACAAAACAATTGGTAGTACAATAGCATTAATATTTAAGGATGCATTCTCACCTCAGGCTGCAGTTGGTGGATTTGCTGGAGCAGGAATTATGATGGCAATGAGATATGGTGTCTCAAGGGGTCTTTTCTCAAATGAAGCAGGTCTTGGTAGCGCACCAATAGTTGCAGCTGCAGCAAAGACAAGAAATCCTGTTAAACAAGCTCTTGTTTCTTGCACAGGAACATTTTGGGACACAGTTGTTGTATGTGCAATGACAGGTTTAGTTATTGTAAATTCAGGCTTGTGGCAAGAGGGGTTAAAGGGTGCTGCACTTACTAAAGGAGCATTCGGTGCAATACCAGTTATAGGACCTATAATTTTAACTGTAGGACTTCTTACGTTTGTGTTTTCAACTATACTAGGTTGGTCATATTATGGAGAAAAAGCAATTGAATACTTACTTGGTAAAAAAGCAATTGTTCCTTATAAGATATTTTGGGTTATATTTGTTTTTGTTGGCTCGGTGTTCTCACTTAATCTAGTTTGGGATCTAGCAGATTTGTTTAATGGGTTAATGGCTATTCCAAATTTAATAGCCTTAATATTACTAAGTCCTGTAATTGTTAGTGAAACTAAAAAATATCTATGGAATGATAATCTTGATGGAATAGACAATGATCCAATAAAGGTAATTGATGAAAATGGAAAAGTTATTAATGAAGAAGCAAAAAACATTCAAGCGTAA
- the lepB gene encoding signal peptidase I: MNLAKKIFQDWILPILAAVIIAFIINKVVFFNVTVPTGSMLPTIKLNDKILVTRVHNLNNLKHGDIVVFHSDELGEDLIKRLIGLPNDLVEVKEDGSVYINNEKIDQSYVVYPGGKTGKYKVPANSYFFMGDNRINSLDARYWDKPYIPGKDIMGKARIRISPFSKFGKLK, translated from the coding sequence ATGAATTTAGCAAAAAAGATATTTCAAGATTGGATATTACCGATATTAGCAGCAGTTATAATAGCGTTTATTATAAATAAGGTCGTTTTCTTTAATGTAACTGTTCCGACTGGGTCAATGCTGCCAACAATAAAACTAAATGATAAGATTTTAGTGACAAGAGTTCATAACCTAAATAATCTTAAACATGGAGATATAGTAGTATTTCACTCCGATGAACTAGGCGAAGATCTAATAAAGAGACTTATTGGATTGCCAAATGATTTGGTGGAGGTTAAAGAAGATGGATCTGTGTACATAAACAATGAAAAAATAGATCAAAGTTATGTTGTATATCCGGGTGGTAAAACAGGTAAATATAAAGTGCCGGCGAATAGTTACTTCTTTATGGGAGACAATAGAATTAATTCTTTGGATGCAAGGTACTGGGATAAACCTTATATACCTGGGAAAGATATAATGGGTAAGGCAAGAATTAGAATTAGTCCTTTTAGCAAATTTGGGAAATTAAAATAA